From the Brachyspira intermedia PWS/A genome, the window TAAAAATACCATTAGATTAGGTGCAAATATGTATCCTAATATAGCTAATGTTAAAGCAGTTATTAAACTTACAGTAGTTGAAACTTTAGAAATATATGTTACATATTCTTTATCATTAGCTCCGAAATACTGTCCTATTAAAACATTAACAGCAGTTGCTATTCCTGATGCTATAGCTGTAACAACCATAGTAAGAGGAAAACTTATTGAAACAGCTGCAAGTCCTTTAGAACCTACAATTTGTCCTATCCAAATGGCATCAACTGTAGAGTATGCCACATTTAATAAGTTCCCCAAAACCATAGGGATAACTAATATTAAAAGCCCTTTGGCTACATTACATTCTGTTAAATCTAATAATTTTTCTTCTTTTGCCATTATAAATTTACCTAAATTATTTTTTTATATCAAATAATTCAGTAATTCTATATAGAAGATATATAAAAGTCAATAAGTAATATTTTTAATGTTTATAAATTATGTTCAGCTGCGGAATGAGAGGCAATATTTGCATCTTTTTTCCATTTGTTGGAGAAGTAATATAATAAACTTAAACTCATACTAAAGAAGTTGCTTACAGCCATAGCAGTCCAAATTCCCCATAATTCCATCTTAGGAGATATCATATATGCAAGAGGTACTCTGATTATTATATGAGCACAAAAAGCAAATAGCATAAGCATAAAAGTTTTACCAGCTCCATTAATGACACCATTAGCAGTAAACATTACAGCAAGCATTACTATAGAAGGCATAACAACATAAATATAGCTTTTAGTATATTTCAAAACGCTCATATCTTTAGTAAACATTCTTACTATTATCTCAGGAAACAATACCGAAAAAATAGCCATAAATGCAGATATTCCTACAGAAAGCATCATTCCAGCTTTAAATATTTCCTTTACTCTCTCCATTTTTCCTGCCCCTATATTTTGAGCTGTCATAGTGGCAATACCAGCAGATAATGCTAAAAGCGGAAGAAATGATAAAGAATCTACTCTCATAGATACAGCAACAGATGCAGAAGCAGCTTCTCCATAAGTGTTTATAAGTCTGTTTAAAAATAACCAGCTTACAGATACTATTAATTGCATAGCAGCAAATGGAAGCCCTATCCTAAACATCAGCTTAGTTATATTAAGATCGAAAGCCAAATCAAAAGGATTAGCTTTTACAATACTATTTTTCATTTTTAAATATATCATAGATACAGCAACAGAAACGAATTGAGAAAAAGCTGTGGCATAAGCAGCACCGTCAAGTCCCATAGGTGGAAAAGGTCCTATTCCTTTTATCATAAGAGGATCTAATATTAAATTCAAAACGGATGCAATAGCTAAAAATATCAAAGGTCTTACAGTATCTCCAATTCCTCTAAGCAAAGCAGACACTAGAAAATAATAAAACATAAATGGAAAACCTATCATGCTTATTCTGAAATAGCTAACAGAATATTCCATTATACTATCTGCAGTATTTAAAAATCTCATCATAGCAGGAGCAAATATATATCCTATTATCGCCAAAGCTAAGGCAGTTATCAAACTTATAGTAGTTGAAACTCTAGAAACATATATTACAGAATCTTTATCATTAGCACCGAAATACTGTCCTATTAAAATATTGGATGCTACTGTAACACCTGAAGCTATAGCCATAAGTATCAATATTATTGGAAAACTTACAGCAATAGCACCAAGTCCTTTAGGGCCTATCATTTGACCAATCCAAATAGTATCAACTATATTGTATGCGATATTTAAAAGGTTTCCTAATATCATAGGTATAACTAAGTTTATAAGTCCTCTGCTTACATTACCCTCGGTAAGCTCCAACATCTTATCTTTTTCCATGATTGTCCTCATTCATAAGTTTTTATAATTTATAGTGTTTTTATTTTATCATAATGTTTTCATAAAAATTGGGGCTTGAAACATATTATTTTCAAAACCTATTAATAACTTTTTTATTATTGCATTGTTTATAGAAAAAAGTTTAAAAAGTATAAAATCATTCAAAAAAGATAAACATAATGCAAAAGATTATGTTTATTAGACTTAATCATATTCTCAATAAGAGATAGAAATAAATGACACTTTACTGCAATGATATCAAATACAGATATTTGATAATATGAATCAAATTGCGGTAATTTCATACAATTTCCTATATGATTATAAGTTATAAAAACGGAATATATGTTTTCTATTAAAAACTAATTAGTAATCTTATATTCTTAAAAAATAAAGTCAATATCAAAAATGTATTATTTATAAAAATTTAATATTTTATAGTATAAAATATAATTTATTGATATTATCTTCTTCTCCTAGTAGAAGACCTTCTGAAAGTAGATTTTTTTCTTGTAGAGCTTCCTGAACTAGGTTTGAATAATGTTCTTCTTTTAGTAGTAGAACTATTATTATCTACTGTTGTTTTTTTAGTTGTGGATCTTGAATTATTAAATATGCTTCTTCTTGTTGAAGTTCTAGTATATTTGTCATCATAGTAATCTCTATTAATAGTTCTTCTCTTACCATAATCATCATAATATGTTGGTCTTCTATCGTCCATCATATTCATAAGCATCATATATGTAAAGAAACTGTTTCCATAACCTCTGTTATTTACCACTCTTTGTGCGCTTTCAGGCTCAATTTCATCAATGAAGTTTGTATATTTAGTAAAACTATTTGTAGGAAGAGGAACATTAAATTCATATTTTCCTTTATCAA encodes:
- a CDS encoding MATE family efflux transporter — its product is MEKDKMLELTEGNVSRGLINLVIPMILGNLLNIAYNIVDTIWIGQMIGPKGLGAIAVSFPIILILMAIASGVTVASNILIGQYFGANDKDSVIYVSRVSTTISLITALALAIIGYIFAPAMMRFLNTADSIMEYSVSYFRISMIGFPFMFYYFLVSALLRGIGDTVRPLIFLAIASVLNLILDPLMIKGIGPFPPMGLDGAAYATAFSQFVSVAVSMIYLKMKNSIVKANPFDLAFDLNITKLMFRIGLPFAAMQLIVSVSWLFLNRLINTYGEAASASVAVSMRVDSLSFLPLLALSAGIATMTAQNIGAGKMERVKEIFKAGMMLSVGISAFMAIFSVLFPEIIVRMFTKDMSVLKYTKSYIYVVMPSIVMLAVMFTANGVINGAGKTFMLMLFAFCAHIIIRVPLAYMISPKMELWGIWTAMAVSNFFSMSLSLLYYFSNKWKKDANIASHSAAEHNL